In one Capricornis sumatraensis isolate serow.1 chromosome 1, serow.2, whole genome shotgun sequence genomic region, the following are encoded:
- the MED22 gene encoding mediator of RNA polymerase II transcription subunit 22 isoform X1 has translation MAQQRALPQSKETLLQSYNKRLKDDVKSIMDNFTEIIKTAKIEDETQVSRATQGEQDNYEMHVRAANIVRAGESLMKLVSDLKQFLILNDFPSVNEAIDQRNQQLRALQEESDRKLIALRDEVSIDLYELEEEYYSSSSSLCEANDLPLCEAYWRLDQDTDSADFLSAPLLASPEPSAGGPLQAAAPAHSHTGGPGPTEHT, from the exons ATGGCCCAGCAGAGAGCCCTGCCGCAGAGCAAGGAGACGCTGCTGCAGTCTTACAACAAGCGGCTTAAGGACGACGTCAAGTCCATTATGGACAACTTCACCGAGATCATCAAGACCGCCAAG ATTGAGGACGAGACGCAGGTGTCAAGGGCCACTCAGGGCGAGCAGGACAACTACGAAATGCACGTGAGAGCCGCCAACATC GTCCGAGCTGGCGAGTCCCTGATGAAGCTGGTGTCTGACCTGAAGCAGTTCCTCATCCTCAACGACTTCCCGTCGGTGAACGAGGCCATCGACCAGCGCAACCAGCAGCTGCGAGCCCTGCAAGAGGAGAGTGACCGGAAGCTTATCGCGCTGCGGGACGAGGTCTCCATCGACCTGTACGAGCTGGAGGAGGAGTATTACTCGTCCAG CTCAAGTCTATGTGAAGCTAACGATCTGCCTCTGTGCGAAGCTTACTGGAGGCTGGACCAGGACACAGACTCCGCTGACTTCCTCTCAGCCCCTCTGCTCGCGTCCCCAGAGCCCAGTGCTGGCGGCCCCCTGCAGGCTGCAGCCCCTGCCCACTCCCACACTGGTGGCCCCGGCCCCACGGAACACACCTGA
- the MED22 gene encoding mediator of RNA polymerase II transcription subunit 22 isoform X2 — MAQQRALPQSKETLLQSYNKRLKDDVKSIMDNFTEIIKTAKIEDETQVSRATQGEQDNYEMHVRAANIVRAGESLMKLVSDLKQFLILNDFPSVNEAIDQRNQQLRALQEESDRKLIALRDEVSIDLYELEEEYYSSRYK, encoded by the exons ATGGCCCAGCAGAGAGCCCTGCCGCAGAGCAAGGAGACGCTGCTGCAGTCTTACAACAAGCGGCTTAAGGACGACGTCAAGTCCATTATGGACAACTTCACCGAGATCATCAAGACCGCCAAG ATTGAGGACGAGACGCAGGTGTCAAGGGCCACTCAGGGCGAGCAGGACAACTACGAAATGCACGTGAGAGCCGCCAACATC GTCCGAGCTGGCGAGTCCCTGATGAAGCTGGTGTCTGACCTGAAGCAGTTCCTCATCCTCAACGACTTCCCGTCGGTGAACGAGGCCATCGACCAGCGCAACCAGCAGCTGCGAGCCCTGCAAGAGGAGAGTGACCGGAAGCTTATCGCGCTGCGGGACGAGGTCTCCATCGACCTGTACGAGCTGGAGGAGGAGTATTACTCGTCCAGGTACAAATAG